From the Tachyglossus aculeatus isolate mTacAcu1 chromosome 21, mTacAcu1.pri, whole genome shotgun sequence genome, one window contains:
- the C21H16orf91 gene encoding protein CCSMST1, giving the protein MSWALWRRAAGTSRLRPPAPMQSPRSLHPNRTPEAQPEPADPDRPIHFSSSRGNPRRWTVAQSLGSDARRPLWQVVPLSLSFMGLLLWCFLRTETETDRWLAEVLEGSPLLPPDGDGPAQAPQGPAGPGAGT; this is encoded by the exons ATGAGCTGGGCCCTGTGGAGGAGGGCAGCCGG GACCAGCCGCCTGCGGCCCCCGGCGCCCATGCAGAGCCCACGGAGCCTCCACCCGAACCGGACGCCCGAAGCCCAGCCTGAGCCCGCCGACCCTGACCGGCCCATCCACTTCTCGTCCAGCAGAGGCAACCCGCGCCGTTGGACGGTGGCCCAGTCCCTGGGGAGCGACGCCCGGAGGCCCCTGTGGCAGGTGGTTCCCCTCagcctgtccttcatggggctgctGCTCTGGTGCTTCCTCAGGACGGAGACGGAGACGGACCGCTGGCTGGCCGAAGTCCTGGAGGGCTCGCCGCTCCTGCCCCCAGATGGGGACGGACCCGCCCAGGCACCCcaggggccggcggggccgggggccgggactTGA